One Halolamina litorea genomic window carries:
- the coxB gene encoding cytochrome c oxidase subunit II, which translates to MIPDAITASVLQMGGLIPRGTRVEVFSEIYWVFLGLGTLVGAVVIGYMLKNAYEYSYRGGTDDEDRPKLGEIPTGGGKGKKLFLSLSLSAIIVISLIAWTYGTLLFVEGQTGEQGIDVEVEGYQFGWNFHYLDDDGEYTGVNTTGTLRVPADTQVNLRITSADVFHNFGIPSLSVKGDAIPGEYTETWFKAEEPRNHTAHCYELCGQGHSYMDADIIVMEEEAYNNWYAEQHAAAQNDSAGNIAAAEA; encoded by the coding sequence ATGATACCTGATGCCATAACCGCATCCGTGCTCCAGATGGGGGGGCTGATCCCCCGCGGAACACGGGTGGAAGTGTTCAGTGAGATCTACTGGGTGTTCCTCGGTCTGGGAACCCTGGTGGGAGCCGTCGTTATCGGCTACATGTTGAAAAATGCGTACGAATACAGCTACCGAGGGGGCACCGACGACGAGGACCGCCCCAAACTCGGCGAGATCCCGACCGGTGGGGGGAAGGGCAAGAAGCTGTTCCTCTCGCTGAGCCTGAGTGCGATCATCGTGATCTCGCTGATCGCGTGGACCTACGGGACGCTCCTGTTCGTCGAAGGGCAGACTGGCGAACAGGGGATCGACGTCGAGGTGGAGGGCTACCAGTTCGGCTGGAACTTCCACTACCTCGACGACGACGGTGAGTACACGGGGGTGAACACGACGGGCACGCTGCGCGTTCCCGCCGACACCCAGGTGAACTTACGGATAACGTCAGCGGACGTGTTCCACAACTTCGGGATCCCGTCGCTCTCGGTGAAAGGTGACGCGATCCCCGGCGAGTACACGGAGACGTGGTTCAAGGCAGAGGAGCCCAGGAACCACACTGCCCACTGTTACGAACTCTGTGGGCAGGGTCACTCCTACATGGACGCTGACATAATCGTCATGGAGGAGGAAGCCTACAACAACTGGTACGCGGAGCAGCACGCGGCCGCGCAGAACGATTCTGCCGGCAACATCGCTGCGGCGGAGGCGTAA
- a CDS encoding ArsR/SmtB family transcription factor has product MEAALWYVLSGTRGGPNRARVLRAVDERPRNPNQLAEALDLNYDTVRHHLDVLADNDIVHASGDDYGAVYLPTDRARNNWDVVEEIIEGLEQP; this is encoded by the coding sequence ATGGAGGCGGCCCTCTGGTACGTGCTATCGGGTACTCGCGGCGGCCCGAACCGGGCGCGCGTTCTTCGGGCCGTCGACGAGCGCCCGCGGAACCCGAACCAGCTCGCCGAGGCGCTCGACCTCAACTACGACACCGTCAGACACCACCTCGACGTGCTGGCGGACAACGACATCGTCCACGCGAGCGGCGACGACTACGGCGCGGTCTACCTGCCGACCGACCGCGCCCGGAACAACTGGGACGTAGTCGAGGAGATAATCGAGGGACTGGAGCAACCATGA
- a CDS encoding DUF7410 domain-containing protein, producing the protein MTEPTTDEAAFVVDDDEAARCPYCGRPFPSDHLRTLHVGETHGDTMTDAEAEAYAEADDQESDDLFVFHLKVLGALSFIMFLFVYSYSFVWS; encoded by the coding sequence ATGACCGAACCAACCACCGACGAGGCGGCGTTCGTCGTCGACGACGACGAGGCCGCACGCTGTCCGTACTGTGGCCGACCGTTCCCGAGCGACCACCTCCGCACGCTCCACGTCGGCGAGACACACGGGGACACGATGACCGACGCCGAGGCGGAAGCGTACGCCGAGGCCGACGACCAGGAGAGCGACGACCTGTTCGTGTTCCACCTGAAAGTGCTCGGCGCGCTCTCGTTCATCATGTTCCTGTTCGTCTACAGCTACTCCTTCGTCTGGTCGTAG
- a CDS encoding cytochrome C oxidase subunit IV family protein, producing the protein MARTKLYTGIYVALFVIATLQVVVERTALMEEAYVIALALITVLSVIKAVVVAGYFQHLVWEPRSVTYVMLLGFVGFLALTVAASYSIQ; encoded by the coding sequence ATGGCACGAACAAAACTCTACACCGGAATCTACGTGGCACTGTTCGTCATCGCGACGCTCCAGGTGGTCGTCGAACGGACCGCCCTGATGGAGGAGGCCTACGTCATCGCGCTCGCGCTGATCACCGTGCTCTCGGTGATCAAGGCGGTGGTCGTCGCGGGCTACTTCCAGCACCTCGTCTGGGAGCCCCGCTCGGTGACCTACGTGATGCTGCTCGGTTTCGTCGGCTTCCTCGCGCTGACGGTCGCGGCGTCGTACTCGATCCAGTAA
- a CDS encoding cbb3-type cytochrome c oxidase subunit I has protein sequence MTDDTQPRTDGGTATALPGDSHDEGGHLPPRSSLKRWIVTTNHKDVGILYIVTSMFFLLFGGVLALLIRAQMWSPRAPGEGILSAMAYNQSVSLHGLIMVFWFISPFATGFANYIVPLQIGAEDLSFPRLNALSYWLYLASGLMVFASFFQGSTFAGGWTLYAPLNIPAFMPSIGATTTVFALVTFCASVTVGGVNFITTIHRMRAPGLTMRSLPLFTWSWLLTVWMMLLAFAALLAAVMILLSDRMLGTMYFSMTTEGGSVLWTHLFWFFGHPEVYIVFFPALGAMAEIFQTFSGNRIVGRKWFIVSMVLVALQSFIVWMHHMFLTSINLEVKTLFMATTIGISLPFDLMVFSLIYTLIKGRIRWDTPMLYAFGALVLFIVGGITGVFLGAVVLDYEFRGTYWVVAHFHYVMVSGATALIAALFYWFPKMTGKTYDEFLGKVSFAVFFTGFNLLYFPLFLAWGTPRRVFAYRPEYLVWHRIASVGAVILGIAVLLIIYNLTKSLLAGEDAAGNPWPYSTTAEWAVSSPPPMENFPGTPTYKNGALEFLSGSSDSGHSGATAADGGTAATDGGHATAHDAIEHANDDDVHVDHASIWPAVIGLFTFVTVIGLSGLQVGSYPEGLEGVFYMATSVVGVVGLIGSIAAMGYENFTAHEGGFGETWPFAGVENTKMGMWVFLASDVVLFGAFIGAAIFLRVAYGWTEWHPIPHNPIPGLVNTYLLLTSSFSVILALVAAKKHSRKGIVASLVVTFTLGLGFLVNKGIEWIELFHEGTWLDSSVRASTYYLTTGLHMGHVIAGLLITAYLIWRAWNGAYADGNDETLEYFGLYWHFVDIVWLFLFPLFYIV, from the coding sequence ATGACTGACGACACTCAACCACGAACCGACGGCGGCACGGCGACGGCACTGCCGGGTGACAGCCACGACGAGGGTGGGCACCTCCCACCGCGCTCGTCGCTCAAGCGCTGGATAGTCACGACCAACCACAAGGACGTCGGCATCCTCTACATCGTGACGTCGATGTTCTTCCTCCTCTTCGGCGGGGTGCTCGCGCTGCTGATCCGCGCCCAGATGTGGAGTCCGCGAGCGCCCGGCGAGGGCATCCTCTCGGCCATGGCGTACAACCAGTCCGTCTCGCTGCACGGGCTGATCATGGTCTTCTGGTTCATCTCGCCGTTCGCGACCGGGTTCGCTAACTACATCGTCCCGCTCCAGATCGGGGCCGAGGACCTCTCGTTCCCGCGGCTGAACGCGCTGTCCTACTGGCTCTACCTGGCCTCGGGGCTGATGGTCTTCGCATCCTTCTTCCAGGGATCGACGTTCGCTGGCGGGTGGACGCTGTACGCACCGCTGAACATCCCGGCGTTCATGCCGAGCATCGGCGCGACGACGACGGTGTTCGCGCTCGTCACGTTCTGTGCATCCGTCACCGTCGGTGGGGTGAACTTCATCACCACGATCCACCGCATGCGGGCACCTGGCCTGACGATGCGCAGCCTCCCGCTGTTCACGTGGTCGTGGCTGCTCACCGTCTGGATGATGCTGCTCGCGTTCGCGGCGCTGCTGGCCGCGGTAATGATCCTGCTGTCGGACCGAATGCTCGGAACGATGTACTTCTCGATGACCACCGAGGGTGGGTCGGTGCTGTGGACCCACCTCTTCTGGTTCTTCGGCCACCCCGAGGTGTACATCGTCTTCTTCCCCGCGCTGGGGGCGATGGCGGAGATCTTCCAGACGTTCTCGGGTAACCGGATCGTCGGCCGCAAGTGGTTCATCGTCTCGATGGTGCTGGTGGCGCTCCAGAGCTTCATCGTCTGGATGCACCACATGTTCCTCACCTCGATCAACCTCGAGGTGAAGACGCTGTTCATGGCGACGACGATCGGTATCTCGTTGCCGTTCGACCTGATGGTGTTCTCGCTGATCTACACCCTGATCAAGGGGCGGATCCGGTGGGACACCCCGATGCTGTACGCGTTCGGCGCGCTCGTGCTGTTCATCGTCGGTGGGATCACCGGCGTGTTCCTCGGCGCGGTCGTGCTCGACTACGAGTTCCGCGGCACCTACTGGGTCGTCGCGCACTTCCACTACGTGATGGTGAGCGGGGCGACGGCGCTGATCGCCGCCCTGTTCTACTGGTTCCCGAAGATGACCGGGAAGACCTACGACGAGTTCCTCGGGAAGGTGAGCTTCGCGGTGTTCTTCACCGGGTTCAACCTGCTCTACTTCCCGCTGTTCCTCGCGTGGGGGACTCCCCGGCGCGTCTTCGCCTACCGGCCCGAGTACCTGGTCTGGCACCGGATCGCCTCCGTGGGTGCGGTGATCCTCGGGATCGCGGTGCTGCTGATCATCTACAACCTCACCAAGAGCCTCCTCGCCGGCGAGGACGCCGCGGGTAACCCGTGGCCGTACTCGACGACCGCCGAGTGGGCGGTCTCCTCTCCGCCGCCGATGGAGAACTTCCCCGGTACGCCGACCTACAAGAACGGCGCGCTCGAGTTCCTGAGCGGTTCGAGCGATAGCGGTCACAGCGGGGCAACCGCTGCCGACGGCGGCACGGCCGCCACCGACGGCGGTCACGCCACCGCACACGACGCGATCGAACACGCGAACGACGACGACGTCCACGTCGACCACGCGAGCATCTGGCCCGCGGTCATCGGCCTGTTCACGTTTGTCACGGTCATCGGGCTCTCCGGCCTCCAGGTCGGGAGCTACCCCGAAGGCCTCGAGGGCGTGTTCTACATGGCGACCTCGGTTGTCGGCGTCGTCGGCCTGATCGGCTCGATCGCCGCTATGGGCTACGAGAACTTCACGGCCCACGAAGGCGGCTTCGGCGAGACGTGGCCCTTCGCGGGCGTCGAGAACACGAAGATGGGGATGTGGGTGTTCCTGGCCTCCGACGTGGTGCTGTTCGGGGCCTTCATCGGTGCCGCCATCTTCCTCCGTGTAGCCTACGGCTGGACGGAGTGGCATCCCATCCCGCACAACCCGATCCCGGGGCTGGTCAACACCTACCTGCTGCTGACCAGTTCGTTCTCGGTGATCCTCGCACTCGTGGCTGCGAAGAAACACAGCCGCAAGGGGATCGTGGCCAGCCTCGTCGTGACGTTCACGCTCGGGCTTGGCTTCCTCGTGAACAAGGGGATCGAGTGGATCGAACTGTTCCACGAGGGCACGTGGCTGGACTCCAGCGTGCGTGCCTCGACGTACTACCTCACCACGGGCCTGCACATGGGTCACGTGATCGCGGGACTGCTGATCACGGCCTACCTCATCTGGCGGGCCTGGAACGGCGCATACGCCGACGGCAACGACGAGACGCTCGAGTACTTCGGTCTGTACTGGCACTTCGTCGACATCGTCTGGCTGTTCCTGTTCCCGCTGTTCTACATCGTCTAG
- a CDS encoding ferritin-like domain-containing protein, with translation MFPTNSGGDDDDSARSSRRRFVGAMATLSAVGLAGCAGGDATDTPTDGPMSTMTDTPTATATEEPTPEPTEEPTETPQPAAPDVPVLNYALTLEHLENVFYRDGLETFSDDELMNADALSAFNETVRMQVPEYLRTVGAHEQAHVDALTATIEDLNGDPIGEGEYDFGYETPSEFFQVGAALENTGVAAYAGAAPKVVNNDLLAVAAGIHSNEARHAAFLNLVNDDAPFPNAVDEAMSVDEVLEVAGQFVTSEVDPSAYELDEDRPTHDRKAENDTSDVDVLNYALTLEHLENAFYRDGLAGFSDEELMNADVLSDYDTKIQEKVPGHLAMVGDHEAAHVSAISDTVEQLGGTPVEEAEYDFGYETPSEFLGVAKALENTGVAAYAGAAPTVSADAVFNAAIGIHSVEARHASFLNELNVESPFPVAVDEPMTMAEVQEVAGQFIVE, from the coding sequence ATGTTCCCCACGAACTCGGGCGGCGACGACGACGATAGTGCGCGAAGCAGCCGACGCCGGTTCGTCGGCGCGATGGCCACGCTCTCGGCGGTCGGGCTGGCGGGGTGTGCGGGCGGCGACGCCACCGACACGCCGACCGACGGGCCGATGTCGACGATGACCGACACGCCGACTGCGACGGCGACCGAGGAGCCCACGCCGGAGCCGACGGAGGAGCCCACTGAGACCCCCCAGCCCGCGGCGCCGGACGTGCCCGTGCTGAACTACGCGCTCACGCTGGAACACCTGGAGAACGTGTTCTACCGTGACGGGCTGGAGACGTTCAGCGACGACGAGCTGATGAACGCCGACGCGCTCTCGGCGTTCAACGAGACCGTCCGGATGCAGGTGCCGGAGTACCTCCGCACGGTCGGCGCCCACGAGCAGGCCCACGTCGACGCGCTGACGGCGACGATCGAGGACCTCAACGGCGACCCGATCGGCGAGGGGGAGTACGACTTCGGCTACGAGACGCCCTCGGAGTTCTTCCAGGTCGGTGCCGCGCTGGAGAACACCGGCGTCGCCGCCTACGCGGGCGCCGCCCCGAAGGTCGTCAACAACGACCTGCTCGCGGTCGCAGCGGGGATCCACTCCAACGAGGCCCGCCACGCGGCGTTCCTCAATCTGGTCAACGACGACGCGCCGTTCCCGAACGCCGTCGACGAGGCGATGAGCGTCGACGAGGTGCTCGAGGTGGCGGGGCAGTTCGTCACCAGCGAGGTCGACCCGAGCGCCTACGAACTGGACGAGGACCGGCCCACCCACGACCGCAAGGCCGAGAACGACACCAGCGACGTGGACGTGTTGAACTACGCGCTCACGCTGGAGCACCTGGAGAACGCGTTCTACCGCGACGGCCTCGCGGGGTTCAGCGACGAGGAACTGATGAACGCCGACGTGCTGAGCGACTACGACACGAAGATCCAGGAGAAGGTGCCCGGTCACTTGGCGATGGTTGGCGACCACGAGGCGGCCCACGTGAGCGCCATCAGCGACACGGTCGAACAGCTCGGGGGCACACCCGTCGAGGAGGCCGAGTACGACTTCGGCTACGAGACACCCTCCGAGTTCCTCGGCGTGGCGAAGGCCCTCGAAAACACGGGCGTCGCCGCCTACGCGGGCGCGGCGCCGACGGTCTCCGCTGACGCGGTGTTCAACGCCGCCATCGGCATCCACTCCGTCGAGGCCCGTCACGCGAGCTTCCTCAACGAACTCAACGTCGAATCCCCGTTCCCCGTCGCCGTCGACGAGCCGATGACGATGGCCGAAGTGCAGGAGGTCGCCGGCCAGTTCATCGTCGAGTGA
- a CDS encoding metal-dependent hydrolase family protein, which produces MQLLEGGTIVDADGTLDADVLIDDGTIELVGDASDENVDSRIDVSGRFIAPGMIDTHVHLMMDGRPDAESVQGDSEAAMAFRAAENLRNAVRAGVTTTRDLGAAATLAIDARDAVADGQVLGPRVQAAGKNVVMTGGHGHWFGREADGPHEVRKAVREQLKAGADAIKCMATGGVLTTGAQTGAPELTPVELEALVETAEAAGVRTAAHCHGTQGIKNAVLAGIDSVEHGTFMDEEAAELMAERDTYWVPTVSALKGIVGNSDAGIPAQAVEKAKEAGDRMAAAWEYGLDAGVPIAMGTDAGTPFNYHEDAAHELAYMVEYGLDEAGALEAATVNAADLLGLDDTGMIEKGYRADLLVLPENPLEDVQAWQSPEQVYLAGEQVR; this is translated from the coding sequence ATGCAACTACTCGAAGGCGGCACCATCGTCGACGCCGACGGCACCCTCGACGCAGACGTACTGATCGACGACGGCACGATCGAACTGGTGGGCGACGCGAGCGACGAGAACGTCGACTCGCGCATCGACGTCTCCGGCCGGTTCATCGCGCCGGGGATGATCGACACGCACGTCCACCTGATGATGGACGGGCGCCCCGACGCCGAGAGCGTCCAGGGCGACAGCGAGGCCGCGATGGCGTTCCGCGCCGCGGAGAACCTCCGGAACGCCGTGCGGGCGGGTGTTACTACCACCCGAGACCTCGGCGCGGCGGCGACGCTGGCCATCGATGCCCGCGACGCCGTCGCCGACGGGCAGGTCCTCGGCCCGCGCGTGCAGGCCGCCGGCAAGAACGTCGTGATGACCGGCGGCCACGGCCACTGGTTCGGTCGGGAGGCCGATGGCCCCCACGAAGTCCGGAAGGCGGTTCGCGAACAGCTCAAAGCCGGCGCGGACGCGATCAAGTGCATGGCCACCGGCGGCGTGCTGACGACGGGCGCCCAGACCGGCGCCCCCGAACTCACGCCGGTGGAACTGGAGGCGCTCGTCGAGACTGCCGAGGCCGCCGGCGTCCGAACCGCGGCACACTGCCACGGTACGCAGGGGATCAAGAACGCCGTACTGGCGGGCATCGACAGCGTCGAGCACGGGACGTTCATGGACGAGGAGGCCGCCGAACTGATGGCCGAACGGGACACCTACTGGGTACCGACAGTATCGGCGCTGAAAGGCATCGTCGGCAACAGCGACGCCGGCATCCCGGCACAGGCCGTCGAGAAGGCCAAGGAGGCCGGCGACCGGATGGCGGCGGCGTGGGAGTACGGCCTCGACGCCGGCGTGCCCATCGCGATGGGGACCGACGCGGGAACGCCGTTCAACTACCACGAGGACGCCGCCCACGAACTGGCCTACATGGTTGAGTACGGCCTCGACGAGGCGGGCGCGCTGGAGGCGGCGACGGTCAACGCCGCCGACCTGCTGGGCCTCGACGACACCGGGATGATCGAGAAGGGCTACCGCGCTGACCTGCTGGTGCTACCCGAGAACCCGCTCGAGGACGTACAGGCGTGGCAGTCGCCAGAGCAGGTGTACCTCGCGGGCGAGCAGGTTCGGTAG